Sequence from the Enhydrobacter sp. genome:
ATGGACCAGATGGTAGTCGTTCACTTGGCCGTCGGTAGCGCGATACTGCACCATTGGCGAGACGACCGCGCGGTTGGGGGCCGTGACGCCGCGCAGCGTGAGCGGCGTGAAGAGGAGCGGCTTTTGCAAGGGTCGTGCTCTCCGGGGGAATGGCTCGGTTCGGCCGCGACCATAGACCGTCCGATGGCCCACGGCCTATCCTCCGGCCATGTTTGACCTCGTCATCCGAAACGGAACCGTGATCGACGGCTCGGGCGCACCGCGCCGCATCGCCGATGTTGCAGTGCAGGACGGCCGCGTCGCCGAGGTGGGGCCGAAGCTCGGCCCCGGCCGGCGCGAGATCGACGCGTCGGGACTGCTGGTGACGCCGGGCTTCGTCGACATCCACACGCATTACGACGGCCAGGCGACCTGGGATCCCTTCATCACGCCCTCGTCGTGGCACGGTGTGACGACCACCGTGTTCGGCAATTGCGGTGTCGGCTTCGCGCCGGTGCGGCGCGGCGCCTCGGGCTACCTCATCAACCTGATGGAGGGCGTCGAGGACATACCCGGCTCGGTGCTGGCCGAGGGCGTGAAGTTCGACTGGGAATCCTTCCCCGACTATCTCGATGCGCTGGCGGCGATGCCGCGCGCGGTCGACGTGGCGGCGCAGCTGCCGCATGGCGCGTTGCGCTTCTACGTCATGGGCGAGCGTGGCGCCGACCATGCCGAGATGCCCGACCAGGGCGAGCGCGAGGAGATGACGCGGCTCGTGGAGGAGGCGCTGCGCGCCGGCGCGCTCGGCGTCACCACCTCGCGCACGACCAAGCACAAGGCCCGGGACGGCCGCTTCACGCCGTCGCTCTCGGCGCGCGAGGCCGAGCTGTTCGCGCTGGCCGACGGCATGCGGCGCGCCGGCTCGGGCGTGCTGCAGGTCAACTCCGACTTCGGACCGGGCGAGTTCGAGGCGCTCGACGCGGCGGCGAAGCTCGCCGGCCGTCCCCTCTCCTGCCTGCTGGTCCAGGTCGACGCCCAGCCGACGCTGTGGCGCGAGACGCTCGACCAGATCCGCGGCGTGCGCCGCACCGGCCGCGCCGCCAACGCCCAGGTCGGGTCGCGGCCGATCGGCGTCATCATGGGCCTCGAGACGACCGTGCATCCTTTCGCCGGCCATCCGGCCTGGCTCGAGATGCGCGGGCTCACGCCCGCCGAGCGCTTCGCCCGTTTGGCGGGCGACGCGGCGCTGCGCCGCCGCCTGGTCGAGGAGCCGGCGCATGACGGCCCGCGCGCCTTCATGGCCGATGCCTTCCACAAGATGTTCCCGATCGGTGCCCGGCCGGACTACGAGCCCGACGCGGCGACCTCGGTGAAGGCGCTCGCCGAGCGCGCCGGCCGCACGGCCCGGGAGGTGGCGCTCGAGGCGATGATGGCCGACGACGGCAAGGGACTGCTGATGCTGCCCTTCGAGAACTACGCCTACGGCAATCTCGACGTGGTGCACGAGATGATCACGGACGACGCCACCGTGCTGGGCGTGGCCGACGGCGGCGCCCATGTCGGCGTGATCTGCGACGCCTCCTCGCCGACCTCGCTGCTCACCCTGTGGAGCCGCGATCGTTCACGCGGCCCCAGGGTGCCGCTCGAATTCCTGGTGGCCAAGCAGGCGCGCGGCACGGCCGAGGCCTACGGGCTGCGCGACCGCGGCCTGCTGGCGCCCGGCCACAAGGCCGACATCAACGTGATCGATTTCGACTCGCTGGCGCTCAGGCGCCCGGAAGTGGTTTACGACCTGCCGGCCGGCGGCCGCCGCCTGGTGCAGCGCGCCTCGGGCTACCGCCACACCTTCAACTCAGGCGTCGAGACGGTGCGTGACGGCGAGCTGACCGGCGCACGGCCGGGCCGACTGGTGCGCGGCGCCCAGACCCCGTCCTAAAGCGCGATGACTTTTCATTGAATCAACTCGCCGGCCCGGCACATGCGCCGCTTCGCTGCGAGCGCCGGGCCGACGAGCAAAGCAAAAGTCATCGCGCTCAGTCAAACCGTCATGTGGCGGCGCACAGCCTCGCCATCGAAGGTCTCGCGCGTTCCCGACATCACGATCTCGCCGCGATCCATGACGGCGAACTCGTCGGCGAGTTCGTGGGCGAAGTCGAGATACTGCTCGACCAGCAGTATCGCCATGTCGCCGCGCTGGCGCAGGAAGGTGATGGCGCGGCCGATATCCTTGATCACCGAGGGCTGGATGCCCTCCGTCGGCTCGTCGAGCACCAGGAGCTTGGGCCGCATGGTGAGGGCGCGGCCGATCGCGAGCTGCTGTTGCTGGCCGCCCGACAGGTCGCCGCCACGACGCCTGAGCATCGACTGCAGCACCGGAAAGAGCTCGAACACCTCGTCCGGCACCTTCTTCTGATCGCGCGGCAAGGGCGCGAAGCCGGTCTCGAGGTTTTCCTTCACCGTCAGCAGCGGGAAGATCTCGCGGCCCTGCGGCACCAGCGCGACGCCGCGCCGGGCGCGTTCGTAGGCCGGCAGCCTCGACATGTCCTGCCCGTCGAGCGCAATCGAACCCGAGGCGATCGGCTGCAGGCCGCAGATCGCGCGCAGCAGGCTGGTTTTGCCGACGCCGTTGCGGCCGAGCAGGCACGTCACCTTGCCGATCGAGGCGCCGAGCGAGACCGAGCGCAACGCCTGCGCGGCGCCATAGTAGAGATCGACGTTCCGGACCACGAGCATGGCTAGCGTCCGAGATACACTTCGACGACGCGCGGGTCGGCGCTGACCTGGTCAAGCGTGCCCTCGGCCAGCATCGACCCCTCGTGCAGCACCGTCACCTTGACGCCGAGCGCGCGCACGAAGCTCATGTCGTGCTCGACCACGACGACGGAATGCGTGCGGTTGATCTCGCGCAGCACCTGTGCCGTGGTCTCGGTCTCGACGTCGGTCATGCCGGCGACCGGCTCGTCGACCAGCAGCAGCTTGGGATCCTGCGCCAGCAGCATGCCGATCTCGAGCCACTGCTTCTGGCCGTGGCTCAGCCGCGCGCCCAGCGTGTGCCGCTGGTCGGCGAGCCGGATGACGGCCAGGATCTCCTCCAGTCGCGCATTCTCGGCCCGGGTCGGCTGGGACAGCAGCAGGCGGTACCAGCTCCGGTGGCCGGCCAGCGCCAGCAACAGGTTGTCGCGCACGGTGTGGTTCTCGAACACGGTCGGCTTCTGGAACTTGCGACCGATGCCCAACGTGGCGATGTCGGTTTCGTCGAGCTTGGTGAGGTCGGCCTTGCCGTCGAACACGACCTCGCCCTCGTCGGGCCGTGTCTTGCCGGTGACGACGTCCATCATCGTCGTCTTGCCCGCGCCGTTGGGGCCGATGATGGCGCGCATCTCGCCCGGCTCGACCAGCAGCGAGAGGTTGTTCAGCGCCTTGAAGCCGTCGAACGAGACGGTGACGCCGCTGAGATAAAGAAGAGCCGAGGTGCTCTTGGCCGTCATGTCGCGCCGGCCCTGGCTTTGCGACCACGAATCTGGCCCCACAGGCCGACCACACCCTTGGGCAGGAACAACGTCACCGCGATGAACAGGGCCCCCAGTGCGAACAACCAGATCTCCGGGATGGCGCCGGTCAGGTAGGTCTTCGCCCAATTGACCAGGAAGGCGCCGACCACCGGTCCGATCAGCGTGCCGCGGCCGCCGACGGCGACCCACAGCACCGCCTCGATGGAGTTGCCGGGCGAGAATTCGCTGGGGTTGATGATGCCGACCTGCGGCACGTAAAGCGCGCCGGCGACACCCGCCATGGCCGCCGACAGGACGAAGACGAAGAGCTTGTAGCCCTCCACGCGGTAGCCAAGGAAACGCATGCGGCTTTCCGCGTCGCGCACCGCCGTCAGCGCCTTGCCGAAGCGCGAGCCGACCACCGCGGCCGACATCACCAGGAAGGCGGCGACCATCAGCGCCGAGGCGAAGCAGAGCGCGGCGCGCGTGCCGTCGGCCTGCACGGAGAAGCCGAGGATGTCCTTGAAGTCGGTCAGGCCGTTGTTGCCGCCCAGTCCCATGTCGTTCCTGAAGAAGGCCAGCATCAGGGCAAACGTCATCGCCTGGGTGATGATCGAGAGATAGACGCCGGTGACGCGACTTCTGAAGGCGAACCAGCCGAGCGCGAGGGCGAGCACGCTCGGCACCAGCACGACCATGACGGCGGCGAACCAGAACATGTCGAAGCCGTGCCAGAACCAAGGCAGCGTCTTGTAGTTCAGGAACACCATGAAGTCGGGCAGGACCGGGTTGCCGTAGACGCCGCGGCTGCCGATCTGGCGCATCAGATACATGCCCATGCAGTAGCCGCCGAGCGCGAAGAACGCGGCATGGCCGAGCGTGAGTATGCCGCAATAGCCCCACACCAGATCGACGGCGAGCGCCAGCGCGGCATAGCAGAGGTACTTGCCGATGAGTTGCAGCACCCAGGCCGGCACGTGGAACGGGCTGGCGGGCGGCACGAACTGGTTCAACAGCGGCAGCACGATGCCGATCGCCAGCACCAACAGCACGAAGAGCTGGAGCTTGCGGTCCATGCCCTGGATCAGGAATCGCGTGATCATTCCACCGCGCGTCCCTTCAGCGCAAACAACCCGCGCGGCCGTCGCTGGATGAACAGGATGATGAACACCAGCACCAGGATCTTGCCCAGCACCGCGCCGGCGTAGGGTTCGAGGAATTTGTTGACGATGCCCAGTGCCGTCGCGCCCACCAGCGTACCGAACAGGTTGCCGACGCCGCCGAACACCACCACCATGAAGGAATCGATGATGTAGCCCTGACCGAGATTGGGGCTGACATTGTCGATCTGGCTCAGCGCCACGCCGGCCAGGCCGGCGATGCCGGAGCCCAGACCGAAGGTCAGCGCATCGACGCGCGGCGTTCGGATGCCCATGGCCGAGGCCATCGGCCGGTTCTGGGTGACGGCGCGCATGTAGAGGCCGAGCGGCGTCTTGCGCAACACCAGGATCAGGGCGACGAACACCAGGAGGGCGAAGACCACGATCCAGAGGCGACCGTAGGTCACTGTGATCTGGCCGACCTGGAAGGCGCCCGACATCCAGGACGGAGCACCGACCTCGCGGTTGGACGAGCCGAAGATCGAGCGCACGGCCTGCTGCAGGACCAGCGAGAGGCCCCAGGTGGCGAGCAGCGTGTCGAGCGGACGGCCGTAGAGGAAGCGGATGATGCCGCGCTCGATGGCGATGCCGACGGCACCGGCCACCACGAAGGCGAGCGGCAGCGCGATGACGAGCGACACGTCGAACAGGTGCGGCGCCGACGTGCGGATCACCTCCTGAACGACGAAGGTGGTGTAGGCGCCCAGCATCACCATCTCGCCATGCGCCATGTTGATCACGCCCATGGTGCCAAAAGTGATGGCGAGGCCAATGGCGGCGAGAAGCAGGACGGAACCGAGCGAGATGCCGTACCAGACGTTCTGCGCCGCCCCCCAGGCGGCGAGCGTCTGGCGCACCGAGGCCGCCGCCGCCTGGGCCGCCGCCTTGACGTCCGGATCGGTTGAATTGTTGGCGGCGCCCTGCAGCACGGAGAGCGCCTCGCGGTCTCCTCGGCGCTCGATCACGCCAAGCGCGTCGAGCTTCTGGGCCTTGGGCGCGTCTGAGACGAGCAGGACTGCGGCCCGCGCCTCGGCGAATGCCGCCTTGATCCTGGCGTCCTTCTCGGCCGCAATGGCGGCGTCGAGCGCACCGAGCGCCGCCGGATCAGGGCGCTTGAGCAGAGACTCAGCGGCGCCGCGGCGCACGCGCGGCTCGGGGCTCATCAGGGTGAGCGACCCGACGGCCGCCTCGATGACGCCGCGCAACCGATTGTTCACGCGCACCCGATCGAGCTCACCTTCGCTCGCACTGCCGGCCGGGTTGCCTGACACCGCCTCGCTCAACGCGAGCTTGCCGCCATCGGGCTTGCCGATGACGACTATCTGGTCGGACTTGCGGACGTAGAGCTGGCCGGCGCCCAGGGCTTCGAGGACGGGCGCGGCGCGTCCCTCGCCCGATGCGGCGAGGGCATTGATGGCGGTCTCGCGGTCGCCGAAGCCGCCCTTGGTCAGGTTGCCGACGAGGGTCGGCAAGTCGGCGGCGAGCACGGACCCGGCAAGCAGGAGGGAGCAGATCGCCGCGAACAGACCCCCGAATAGACGCAAGCGATGCATGGCCTGGATGACTTAGCGTTAAGACGGGAACGGGGCGACTCGAAAGTCGCCCCGCCCTGTGAGTTGACGGTGCGAGGACCTACTTGCCCTTGCCGCCGCACTTGCCCGTGGCGACGTTGAAGTTGCCGCAGTTCATGGGCTTGCGCCAATCGGCGATCAGGTCCTTGGAGTCCGGCAGGTAGTCGGACCACTCGTCGCCGACGACCAAGCCGGAAGTCTGCCACACCACGTCAAACTGGCCGTTGGCCTGGATCTCGCCGATCAGGACCGGCTTGGTGATGTGATGGTTCGGCATCATGGTCGAGTAGCCGCCCGACAGGTTCGGCACCGACACGCCGATGATGGCATCGATCACCGCGTCGGGATCGGTCGTGCCGGCCTTCTTCACCGCCTCGACCCACATGGCGAAGCCGATCACATGGGCTTCCATCGGGTCGTTGGTCACGCGCTTGGGATTCTTGGTGAAGGTCTGCCAGGTCTTGATGAAGGCTTCGTTGGTCGGGTTCTTGACCGACTGGAAGTAGTTCCAGGCGGCGAGGTGGCCGACCAGGGGCTTGGTGTCGACGCCCGCGAGTTCCTCCTCGCCGACCGAGAAGGCGACGACCGGGATGTCCTTGGCCTTGATGCCGGCGTTGCCCAGCTCCTTGTAGAACGGCACGTTGGCATCGCCGTTGATGGTCGAAACGACCGCCGTCTTCTTGCCGGCCGAGCCGAACTTCTTGATCTCCGCCACGATCGACTGCCAGTCGGAGTGACCGAACGGCGTGTAGTTGATCATGATGTCTTCCTGCTTGACGCCCTTTGCCTTGAGATACGCCTCGAGGATCTTGTTGGTCGTGCGCGGATAGACGTAGTCGGTGCCGGCCAGGACCCAGCGCTGCACCTTCTCGTTCTCCATCAGGTAGTCGACGGCCGGAATCGCCTGCTGGTTCGGCGCCGCGCCTGTGTAGAAGACGTTGCGCTGGCTCTCCTCGCCCTCGTACTGCACCGGGTAGAACAGCAGGCCGTTCAGCTCCTCGAACACCGGCAGCACCGACTTGCGGCTGACCGAAGTCCAGCAACCGAACACCGCCGCGACCTTCTCCTTCTGCAGGAGTTCGCGCGCCTTCTCGGCGAACAGCGGCCAGTTCGACGCCGGATCCACGACGACGGCTTCGAGCTTGCGGCCCAGCACGCCGCCCTTCTTGTTCTGCTCCTCGATCAGCATCAGCATGACGTCCTTCAGCGTGGTCTCGCTGATCGCCATGGTGCCCGACAGAGAATGAAGGATGCCGATCTTGATCGGCGCCCCCTGCGCGAACGCGCCGGTCGCGGCGCCGGCCACCAGGCCGGCCGCGACGAGCCCCGTCCGAATCATCGAACCCAACTTCATCCCGCTCTCCTTGTTCCTTCGACGGAAGCCCCGCCAAAGCCGCGGAAAGCGAAGATCGTGCCAACGGTCCTGTGGATAATCTCGAGAGCCTTAGTGAGCCGCTAGAATGAAGGCGCCACCGGCAACGATCAGGCCACCCAGGGTGCGCATGCCGAAGTCGCCCACAAGCCGTTGTGCTGCCATACCGAGCCCCAGGCCGATGGCATGGAGCGCGGCGGTGGCCAGCAGGAAGCCCAGCACATAGCGGCCCGTGTCCGATCCGGGGGCCTCGAGCGCGTGGGCATAGCCGTGGAGGATGGCAAACAGCCCCACCACGATCATGGCGATGTTCACCGGCAGCCGGACGGCGGCGGCGGCGAGGCCACCCACCAAGAAAACGGAAGCGACAATCCCCGCTTCTACAAAAGGCAGTTTTGTGCCTGCAAATCCGGCAGCTGCCCCCAAAGCCATCATCGTCACGAACGCCAGCGGAACGAGGTAGGCTGCCGACGGACGCTTCGTCGCCAGGAATGCCGCCCACATGCCGGTGCCGACCATCGCCAACAGGTGATCGATCCCCGTGAAGGGGTGCGCGAACCCCGAGGCCGCATGGCCCGAATGCGCCATGGCCGGACTTCCGGCGAAGAGCAGGGCGACACTGAGACCGACGATACGCAACATCTGCATTTCTCCCCTCGAAGGCCGGCCTACCGTGCCGGAAGGCCCCCCTGCCGGACGATGAAAGCGGCGATGTCATCGACGCCCTTGTTCTCCTTGAGATTGGAGAACAGGAACGGCCGCTGTCCGCGCATTCTTCGCGCGTCACGGTCCATCACGTCAAGATTGGCGCCGACCAGCGGCGCCAGGTCGATTTTGTTGATGACCAGCAGATCGGACCGCGTGATTCCGGGCCCGCCCTTGCGCGGGATTTTCTCGCCGGCGGCCACGTCGATGACGTAGATCGTGAGATCGGCGAGCTCGGGCGAGAAGGTAGCCGCAAGGTTGTCGCCGCCTGACTCGACGAACACGATCTCGAGTTCGGGCCACTGGCGGACGATATCGGAGACCGCGGCGAGGTTGATCGAGGCGTCTTCGCGGATCGCCGTGTGCGGGCAGCCGCCGGTCTCGACGCCGACGATGCGCTCCGGCGCAAGCGCCCCGGCGCGCGTCAGGAACTCGGCATCCTCCTTCGTATAGATGTCGTTGGTGACGACGGCGATGTCGTAGGCGTCGCGCATCCGCTTGCACAGCCGCTCGACCAGAGCGGTCTTGCCCGATCCGACCGGACCGCCGACGCCGACGCGCAGGGGACCTCGCAATTCCATGCTCAATACTCCCGTTCCAAGAGCGCCACGAAACCCGTCGCCAGCACCATGCAGATCGGCGCGTAGAGACGCCTGTCGCGCGTGGCGAAGGGCTCGGCCGGGAAGGAGCGACGCCAGCGCGGACTGTAGGCGGCCAGGCCGCGCATGAAAAAGACCGCGGCGATGACGATGCGGCCGGTCAGCACGATCGGATCCTCCGGCCAGGCCAGGATCAACCACGGCCAGGCGGCGACGACCACGAGGAGGACGGCAACCGCATGGCACGCCCAGGCCGACGGCATGCGGCTCTGCCCCGTGCCGACGACGGTCCGGGCGAGTTCGGCCTCGCTCGACGCCGGCCACAGGCCGCCTCGCCCCCAGTAGACATGGAGCGCCGCGATGGCGAGCAGCATGGCCGACAGCAACAGGGCGAGCGCGATCACGAGCGGAAAAGCCGGGTGTACTGCGTCTCGTGGCGCAGCGAACACCAGTCGAGCAACGGCGTGGCCGTGCCGACTTCGTCGAGATCGGCGACGGCCACGGCCGCATCGGCGGTGGCGCGCACGGCGCCTTCGAGAGCCGCCAGCGCGAGCTGACCGTCGCTTTGTCCAAGCGGCACGGAACGGATGGCGGCCGAGATCAGGTTGGCGGTGAAGGCATGCAGGTAGCCGCCGAGCGCCGATTCGAGCGCGATGCCGTGCGCCGCTGCGGCGAGCGCCACCGCGACCGGCAGCGCCAGCTCGTCGCCCGCCTCGTGCAGATCGGGATGCGGCCAGGCGGTGCGTGTGATCGACAGGAACGAGCCGCCCTGCTGGCGCGATTCGAGCGCCATCTCCGATGTGCCGCGCCATGCCGCCGCGCGCTCGGCGACGGCGTGGAACAAAGGCCAGTCCTTCGAGGTCGCGGCACGCCAGGCGGCGGCGAACAGCGCGCCGTCGACGCAGCCCGTGCCGTTGCGCAGGACCGTGTCGAGCCAGGCGATCAGCGTGGCGCGATCCTTGATGACGCCCTCCTCCACCGCGGTCTCGATGCCATGGCTGTAGGAGAAGGCGCCGATCGGATAGGCGGGCGAGAGCCAGGCGAGCAGGCGGTAGAGCGAATCAGCCATGGCGTCCGCCATGCAGTGAGCCGTGACGATGCCCCGGATCGTGATTGTGCTGGCCGTACGCACCGCCCTCGGGATCGAACGGCGAGCGCACCTTGCGCACCTCGGCGCCGAGGCCCTTCAACATGTCGACGATGACATGATCGTCGCGGATCAGGATGCGGTCGCCCTCGATCTGCGCCGGCAGGTGACGGTTGCCGAGATGCCAGGCGAGCCGAGCGAACGAAGCTGCATCGCGCCCTCTCACCTCGACGAGGTCTTCCTCCGCCGCCCTCACCTCGACGAAGCCGCCCTCGGCGAGTTTCAGACCGTCGCCGCCGTGCAACACC
This genomic interval carries:
- a CDS encoding amidohydrolase family protein; translation: MFDLVIRNGTVIDGSGAPRRIADVAVQDGRVAEVGPKLGPGRREIDASGLLVTPGFVDIHTHYDGQATWDPFITPSSWHGVTTTVFGNCGVGFAPVRRGASGYLINLMEGVEDIPGSVLAEGVKFDWESFPDYLDALAAMPRAVDVAAQLPHGALRFYVMGERGADHAEMPDQGEREEMTRLVEEALRAGALGVTTSRTTKHKARDGRFTPSLSAREAELFALADGMRRAGSGVLQVNSDFGPGEFEALDAAAKLAGRPLSCLLVQVDAQPTLWRETLDQIRGVRRTGRAANAQVGSRPIGVIMGLETTVHPFAGHPAWLEMRGLTPAERFARLAGDAALRRRLVEEPAHDGPRAFMADAFHKMFPIGARPDYEPDAATSVKALAERAGRTAREVALEAMMADDGKGLLMLPFENYAYGNLDVVHEMITDDATVLGVADGGAHVGVICDASSPTSLLTLWSRDRSRGPRVPLEFLVAKQARGTAEAYGLRDRGLLAPGHKADINVIDFDSLALRRPEVVYDLPAGGRRLVQRASGYRHTFNSGVETVRDGELTGARPGRLVRGAQTPS
- the urtE gene encoding urea ABC transporter ATP-binding subunit UrtE; amino-acid sequence: MLVVRNVDLYYGAAQALRSVSLGASIGKVTCLLGRNGVGKTSLLRAICGLQPIASGSIALDGQDMSRLPAYERARRGVALVPQGREIFPLLTVKENLETGFAPLPRDQKKVPDEVFELFPVLQSMLRRRGGDLSGGQQQQLAIGRALTMRPKLLVLDEPTEGIQPSVIKDIGRAITFLRQRGDMAILLVEQYLDFAHELADEFAVMDRGEIVMSGTRETFDGEAVRRHMTV
- the urtD gene encoding urea ABC transporter ATP-binding protein UrtD → MTAKSTSALLYLSGVTVSFDGFKALNNLSLLVEPGEMRAIIGPNGAGKTTMMDVVTGKTRPDEGEVVFDGKADLTKLDETDIATLGIGRKFQKPTVFENHTVRDNLLLALAGHRSWYRLLLSQPTRAENARLEEILAVIRLADQRHTLGARLSHGQKQWLEIGMLLAQDPKLLLVDEPVAGMTDVETETTAQVLREINRTHSVVVVEHDMSFVRALGVKVTVLHEGSMLAEGTLDQVSADPRVVEVYLGR
- the urtC gene encoding urea ABC transporter permease subunit UrtC; this encodes MITRFLIQGMDRKLQLFVLLVLAIGIVLPLLNQFVPPASPFHVPAWVLQLIGKYLCYAALALAVDLVWGYCGILTLGHAAFFALGGYCMGMYLMRQIGSRGVYGNPVLPDFMVFLNYKTLPWFWHGFDMFWFAAVMVVLVPSVLALALGWFAFRSRVTGVYLSIITQAMTFALMLAFFRNDMGLGGNNGLTDFKDILGFSVQADGTRAALCFASALMVAAFLVMSAAVVGSRFGKALTAVRDAESRMRFLGYRVEGYKLFVFVLSAAMAGVAGALYVPQVGIINPSEFSPGNSIEAVLWVAVGGRGTLIGPVVGAFLVNWAKTYLTGAIPEIWLFALGALFIAVTLFLPKGVVGLWGQIRGRKARAGAT
- the urtB gene encoding urea ABC transporter permease subunit UrtB encodes the protein MHRLRLFGGLFAAICSLLLAGSVLAADLPTLVGNLTKGGFGDRETAINALAASGEGRAAPVLEALGAGQLYVRKSDQIVVIGKPDGGKLALSEAVSGNPAGSASEGELDRVRVNNRLRGVIEAAVGSLTLMSPEPRVRRGAAESLLKRPDPAALGALDAAIAAEKDARIKAAFAEARAAVLLVSDAPKAQKLDALGVIERRGDREALSVLQGAANNSTDPDVKAAAQAAAASVRQTLAAWGAAQNVWYGISLGSVLLLAAIGLAITFGTMGVINMAHGEMVMLGAYTTFVVQEVIRTSAPHLFDVSLVIALPLAFVVAGAVGIAIERGIIRFLYGRPLDTLLATWGLSLVLQQAVRSIFGSSNREVGAPSWMSGAFQVGQITVTYGRLWIVVFALLVFVALILVLRKTPLGLYMRAVTQNRPMASAMGIRTPRVDALTFGLGSGIAGLAGVALSQIDNVSPNLGQGYIIDSFMVVVFGGVGNLFGTLVGATALGIVNKFLEPYAGAVLGKILVLVFIILFIQRRPRGLFALKGRAVE
- the urtA gene encoding urea ABC transporter substrate-binding protein, which produces MKLGSMIRTGLVAAGLVAGAATGAFAQGAPIKIGILHSLSGTMAISETTLKDVMLMLIEEQNKKGGVLGRKLEAVVVDPASNWPLFAEKARELLQKEKVAAVFGCWTSVSRKSVLPVFEELNGLLFYPVQYEGEESQRNVFYTGAAPNQQAIPAVDYLMENEKVQRWVLAGTDYVYPRTTNKILEAYLKAKGVKQEDIMINYTPFGHSDWQSIVAEIKKFGSAGKKTAVVSTINGDANVPFYKELGNAGIKAKDIPVVAFSVGEEELAGVDTKPLVGHLAAWNYFQSVKNPTNEAFIKTWQTFTKNPKRVTNDPMEAHVIGFAMWVEAVKKAGTTDPDAVIDAIIGVSVPNLSGGYSTMMPNHHITKPVLIGEIQANGQFDVVWQTSGLVVGDEWSDYLPDSKDLIADWRKPMNCGNFNVATGKCGGKGK
- a CDS encoding HupE/UreJ family protein, which produces MLRIVGLSVALLFAGSPAMAHSGHAASGFAHPFTGIDHLLAMVGTGMWAAFLATKRPSAAYLVPLAFVTMMALGAAAGFAGTKLPFVEAGIVASVFLVGGLAAAAVRLPVNIAMIVVGLFAILHGYAHALEAPGSDTGRYVLGFLLATAALHAIGLGLGMAAQRLVGDFGMRTLGGLIVAGGAFILAAH
- the ureG gene encoding urease accessory protein UreG translates to MELRGPLRVGVGGPVGSGKTALVERLCKRMRDAYDIAVVTNDIYTKEDAEFLTRAGALAPERIVGVETGGCPHTAIREDASINLAAVSDIVRQWPELEIVFVESGGDNLAATFSPELADLTIYVIDVAAGEKIPRKGGPGITRSDLLVINKIDLAPLVGANLDVMDRDARRMRGQRPFLFSNLKENKGVDDIAAFIVRQGGLPAR
- a CDS encoding DUF3995 domain-containing protein, which translates into the protein MIALALLLSAMLLAIAALHVYWGRGGLWPASSEAELARTVVGTGQSRMPSAWACHAVAVLLVVVAAWPWLILAWPEDPIVLTGRIVIAAVFFMRGLAAYSPRWRRSFPAEPFATRDRRLYAPICMVLATGFVALLEREY
- a CDS encoding urease accessory protein UreF gives rise to the protein MADAMADSLYRLLAWLSPAYPIGAFSYSHGIETAVEEGVIKDRATLIAWLDTVLRNGTGCVDGALFAAAWRAATSKDWPLFHAVAERAAAWRGTSEMALESRQQGGSFLSITRTAWPHPDLHEAGDELALPVAVALAAAAHGIALESALGGYLHAFTANLISAAIRSVPLGQSDGQLALAALEGAVRATADAAVAVADLDEVGTATPLLDWCSLRHETQYTRLFRS
- a CDS encoding urease accessory protein UreE gives rise to the protein MKRAIEIVRSGRWPAAERVDSVTLLFDDRYRRRLRMLGDGGLDFLLDLVEPVVLHGGDGLKLAEGGFVEVRAAEEDLVEVRGRDAASFARLAWHLGNRHLPAQIEGDRILIRDDHVIVDMLKGLGAEVRKVRSPFDPEGGAYGQHNHDPGHRHGSLHGGRHG